A region of the Arachis hypogaea cultivar Tifrunner chromosome 15, arahy.Tifrunner.gnm2.J5K5, whole genome shotgun sequence genome:
TTCAATTACTAATCAATAACATAACAGTGTCATTAAAATGGTAAATGTCTGAATACATGATAAGCATAAGCAGAGTGTTTGACATTAACAGAACCTTAAAAGAAACTTAACTCAAAATAAAGTAACCATCAAAAGGATTGGCTGGGAAGAAACCAATAATTCAGTACAAGAGTTTGACCAGAACCTTAACAAGCAAAACATAAGCAACAAAAAGTAACCAACAAGTTCACACTGTTTAACCAGAACCTTAACACaaacttaaaacaaaataaaccaacATCCATGGTATATAACTATGACACATTGATGCTAAGTGTTGTCATTTTCCTAAAGCAATTCTCATTTTCTTGGAGGCAACTTTGTCATTAACTTCAGCTTCCTGGGAGAAACACGAGGTCCTCCAGTAAGGCTGACAGAGAAGTGCCCAATGAGTTGGCTTGAAGCTGTGACAATGGATGGCTGAGATGCTGGAAGAGTTGTGGTGGTTGGCTGTGATGAGGATGCAGAAGGTGCTGAGGTTTTTGGGCTTGCAATCCTCTTGGGTGGTGGATCATGTTGGGCTGAAGATGTGGACTTGGTGGTCCCCTTAGGCCTGTCTCTAGGCCTTTTTGATTGTGTTACAGTGTTGGAATGGGCTGAAGTTGGTGGCTGTGTTGCTGAGGCAACTTTTCTCTTGACAGTGAGCTTAGGAGTGGGCTGTGTAGATGCAATTTTTTTTCCTCCCTTAGCAGCAAGAGGGTTTGACTTGTTGCTTCCCCTGGCTTACTTGCCTTTGCTTAGATTCTTGGAATTTTGGGCCTATGAAACAGTTGCAGTTAATATAGATGAACATAAGGTTTAATGAAAAATCTGAGACAAGCAATGTAAAACATTAATCAACATACCTCATTCTCAATAGGTTTAGGGCATCTGCTCTTATTATGTCCAACAACACCACATATAGAGCACTTTTCTTTCTCCCCCTTCCTGGACATGTGAATGTGGCTGCTCTGTTCTTCATCTCCAAcaaattgttttcttttttgacTGGCCTGTGACTAGGCCTTCTGTATGGGGGAGGCATCACATCAGGATGTGGGGTAATCTCCCATAGATCAGGTCTGTTCAATGGGTATATTACTGCTTCGTAGCACTTCAGGTATGTTTCTCTCTTGTAACAGTCGGCCACATAAGGTTCCAAGCCAAATCCCTTGAACTTGATGCAGCTAATCGCATGGACACAGGGTATACCACTCAACTGCCACCTTCTACATGAGCACTCAAAGGATCCTAAGTCAACAGTAAACTTATCTAACCCACTCACAACCTCATATTTTTGAGCTGCAGACCAATATGGCCGCCATTCTCCAACAGATCTAGACCTCCTCTCCAACTTGATTCTAATCctaggtaagattgtccctgcaTAGTTCTGAGCCAGATCCCTATTCTCTGCCCACCTAGTCATTAGTTTAACCCTGATCTCCTCTAACATTGTAAGTATAGGTTTCTCTAACCACAACGAAGGGATATTCTCCTGCACATAACCAAACTGCCTTAACTCTGCATAGGCTTCAAATACGGACCACCGATCACCATCAATCTCTTCTATCATTGTTGTTTCTCCCCCCATATACTGTAACGGCCCATTCCGATAGGTAAACAACTTCCCCCATAGTAGACTTTTAGTTTAAAGTACACAATTGTCTTCTCCAACAACCTACAATGCCATATCacagaaatagaagaaaaaataaaaaaataaaccgcACAGTGATGTTTATCCCTAATCTCAGTAAACAGTTAAACATACCTGAATGCATGTGAATGACCTTGCCTTCCAATGAACCAGACTCGACTTCGATCTTCAGTCCAAGAACACCTTCTGTCATTTCAGATTCTTACTTAAGGCACGGTGCAACTACATTGGTGAAGTGAAACGTTCTGATTAGTTTTGGTGTTTACGTTGAGGGTTTGGAAGCATATGAAGGGGTGAAGTGTTTTGCGCGTAACACTTTAAGGTCAGAAGGGTACTGTCGTCTTTTAAAAAAAGTTTACACTGTaaaagacgattttaaatttaaatacgacttttaggatgattttaaatcaaaatatacacgAGGGAcaatttcgattctgaccctcaacgtgaggaccaaaatcgtacttatcccataaaataattaatataactcaaaaaataaattatgtcaaAATTATCTAtacttataaataaaatatttaaaatatttagttaaaaaaatcatatatatcaCATGTCTAAGCTGTTGTAAAAGTTTGTTATCTATTATCCATTCATATTATGAATTTTTgtaattgattatattatttacGTAGACATACATTTActgacaattatatatttttccTAAGGTATTTGTATTTTTCTTACGCGAATTTTGTTAAAGGcactaattataaattataattaaatggtTTGGTGGGGGTAAGTGTAAGTATTCTATCAAAAGTCAAAACTGAAAgctatttattactatttttttttggtgactatttattactatttttaaaCATGCATCAActataaataaagcaaaaataaggagaaaaaaaaatctcATTCGTTCTTACATTATTCTCTAACGTACTACTATTGAGAAtgaattatttaaattagaaaattcaT
Encoded here:
- the LOC140179460 gene encoding uncharacterized protein, producing MGGETTMIEEIDGDRWSVFEAYAELRQFGYVQENIPSLWLEKPILTMLEEIRVKLMTRWAENRDLAQNYAGTILPRIRIKLERRSRSVGEWRPYWSAAQKYEVVSGLDKFTVDLGSFECSCRRWQLSGIPCVHAISCIKFKGFGLEPYVADCYKRETYLKCYEAVIYPLNRPDLWEITPHPDVMPPPYRRPSHRPVKKENNLLEMKNRAATFTCPGRGRKKSALYVVLLDIIRADALNLLRMRYVD